From the Ipomoea triloba cultivar NCNSP0323 chromosome 8, ASM357664v1 genome, the window CACCACGACGTCGTTTTCGCCCCCCGGGAAAACAAGAAATCCGCCTGCCTCCGCCGCCCCTCTCTGACCCTCGGCGgcccggcggcggcggcagagTTGAAGTTGGAAGTGGCGGCGGAGGAATTGGAAGATGGAACCACGAGCATGACGTCGTCGTTTTCCAACTCGAGTATgaagagggagagagaaatCGGCGGCGGAGAAGAAGAGGAACCCAAGGGATCGTCCGGTGAGGATGAAGAGGTTGTTGGTACGAGGAAGAAACTTAGGTTGACCAAGGAACAATCACTTGTTTTGGAAGACAGCTTTAAAGACCACAGCACTCTTAATTCTGTAATTTCCCACTTATTTCTTTCTTCCATATTtcactttatttaatttatttatctattttccccttcacttttatttttcatgACAAAAATTGGTACTAGATTCCAACACAAATCCATTATTCAAACACTTTTAGACTAAATTGTATCGTGGGAAAAGGGTACTAAACTCAAACACAAATCTATTACTCCAACAGTTTAGAACTAAACTTTACTGAAATCATTAAATTTTTACCAAAAACCTTAATTAGTGTACATAAATGATTAAATCTTGGGTTTTTATCCTTAATTTCTCAGAAACAAAAGGAACACTTGGCAAGAAGACTAAATTTACGACCAAGACAGGTAGAAGTGTGGTTCCAGAATCGAAGAGCCAGGTATATATTATTTcctctttcaatttttttttttaaagtttaataaacaaaattatcaGATTTTATTTATACCCAACTTTACAAGATTCATATTTTCAAGTGATTATAAACTCACACAATTACATCATAAGCCAAGCACCCTgggctcagatgacatgtagtgactctcccatataggaggtcatgagattgagccttaATGGAGGCTATATTGACTCTGTGTGCTTTAACAGGTTGAGAATCATAAGGTCtcgattttaatttgttaacaaatttgttttattcttttaattgaCTAGGAATAAGCTGAAACAGACGGAGGTGGACTGTGAGCTACTAAGAAAGTGTTACGACACCTTAACCGATGAAAACCGAAGACTACAGAGAGAATTACAAGAGCTGAAAGCCAAGACGCCGGCGGCTGCGGCGGCGCAGCCATTTTACATGCAGATTTCAGCCGCTACGCCTCTCACCATGTGCCCTTCCTGTCAGCGTACTTACGGCGGTTCCGGCGACAACTCCGCCGGAGAAAAGTCTCATTATTATGGCTCTAAGCATAACGGAACCATTGCCTGTTAGACTGTTAATCAGGTTTGTGCATGCATGAACTAGGaaattattgaaacttttatcaTACTAATATAAatctgtatgtatatataaaaattagaagtatatatataactatatatatatataagacgtTGTTAGTTTCCAATCTATTCAGTAATACCAAGAAGTTTAATTTATAAAGAAATCCAAgcaatacatatatagtaatttctaaatttaattggCGATCGATATTTTATTTGTGTGgaatagtatataaaaatatatgatacAAAAAATTTTCATCACTTTCAAGGATGTGAAAAAATCATGAATCGTCAGTCAATTGGAAGCATCTAGAGTCCAGACAAACTTTATTCGTCAAAAAGCGCAACAGGTACACCTGTTTTTCCACTACCGGTAATCCGTAGCAGTATAATACCACTTTATGTACTGAAAAGGAATTACGTGTTTGAAGAGAATCTTCATCACTTActatgtaaaaattaaaattaaaagataaaagacaattttctctctttctttttaaaattacgaaatatattatattctactagcatttgtattttgtaaaaTAAGACTAATTCAATGAAATCACGATCTTTTAATGATAATTCTCCATGCTCTCCTAAGGGCATTGTTGAAATTTTCTCTATTTTAATTCTCTATGGCAATCCTATGTGTTCACTTTTTACTATTCATTCCTATCAACTTCATACAACTATTTATTTCCCTTTCATTTCGAGTCATCCTAACCTAGAAACTTTCTTCTTATTAAACCAACAACACACCtttaactttttgttttttacttaACCTCTATAATTATCTTACCTACTTTAGTTACCTAATAATTAGCGTCACATGAATGGGTTAATCTATTATTTAACAACATCCTATTAGCTTCGTCTGTTTCGTTGGCAAAACATTATTGGGTGTACATTATGACAGCAAACTCATCAAGACCCTAGATCTTCATGGCTAATCTAACCAACCTAGGATAGGTTGGATCCATATAGAAGAGTAATTATTTGTTGGTGtctttaattctaattattatttgtGAGTTATTAGTTACCATTATTCTTATTGATTTACTAGAGGAGTCCGTAACTACTATTTGAATGTGCGTTATGGGTGAAATATGTCTTATAACACTAACCAGTAAATGATCACAATAAGGTAAATTAACATAGATTGTTCATAACTAGCtggctcaaattaagaaaaccAATAGACAACTCTTTGAATAagttaaacttgaaattttgtaattacCAAGCTAATTGGCTGGTCAATTTGGTGGGAGGTTGCCCACCATTATCCTTATTAGTTGTGATTAAAGATATTTGTGATTTTATTAGGTAAGAAAAACACTATGTTGTCACAAGGACCTTTCATTGATTGGATtgaagaaaattttttaaaaatgatcatCCCTTATGACTAATGATTGAtttttactttaaaatgtttgaagaGAATATGTAATTCATTACATAATTGTTTGGTGGAGGCCTGTGTTCAAGTCCAACATTTATTGACAGAGACGAAGGACCAAAtccaatatcttgtaattaaaatatagtattgTCCGTTATGCAATTCCTTTAATTCACAAGGATATAATATCAgcatttatcatttttattcaaaacCCATGATTcctattttcatatttatccaTGACCCTTGACAGACTATATCATGCCTTATTACATTTCCATTATCTTTTAAAGTgtcattaattaaataaaaatgacaaTTACACATATAATATCCcgaaacatatataaaattatttcttgTATAAAGCAACCTCTATATATGTTTCTGATTCGTGTTTAAGATGgcaattaaaagtttatttaatgATGTTCTACCTAGGAACATCATCCACGCATGGgctctatacatatatattattaacctCGTGACCAAATCACCAACATCTTCATCCTAATCATAACCATAATAGTTTGTCTCATCGTCAGCACCCACTTCTAGTCATTGTCCTTATTCGTAGACTTTAATTATTTGGCAATTGGCACGCCCAAGAACTTACCTAATTTGATAATATGTTATTGTTCTATTGTTCTTATACGTAATCTTAAAAGAttagttactaattaataaatattgttCTTTAAGGACACTTTCCGATATTTTCAGACACTTTGGAAGGTTATGATGAACTCCTTAAATTAAGTTTCAATGGGTTTAAGTGGTAGTTGAACAATGATGTTGATCGGTTGATCAATAGattgtaattgtaattactcgttatttttttatttgtgacgGAGTgaaaataattagttaatttctcATCTGAAAAGATGAGAGATGTATTTGAAACCTAATTTGATCTCATAGTAGTGAAAGCGGCCGGAAGCGAGGTTGATCTTCAGTCATAATTAGCCATCTCATGCGGCTTTGTTGGTTGGTTGATGATGGTGTCGTGAGCGGTTTTGTCGCTCGGTTGATAATGATGTCCTGAGCATGTCCTAACTATATGAGGTACCTTTAAGCCCATACTATACTCATAATTCCATACAAGAGGGGATTTAGAACTTCTGACCTTTCAAAGGAGAGGAGTTCACAGCCACTCACACCAACTAAGGTGGTTAATTTTGTGGTTGATACATTGATTATATCTTTAGCATATATCTCAACTCATTGTCATTTTATTTCCTATGATGTCTTGTCTTGTTTTGCCAAAAAAgttcttcttttaatttttatttgaagcAACTTCTCAGTATTCGTGATTACAATCAATAAaagttttcttttttgaaaaaaaaaataaataaaagaattacaATAGCTATTGAATAAGCACCATTTTTTTTCATACCgcatctcttcttttttttttttttgaaaaggaatACCGCATCTCTTATATCTCCAGTATTGTGAGTCTAATTCAGATTTAACTTGAAATACAACCCACTATATTTGAATAAGCGCGTCATCACCTAATGATTTTTTGTCTACTGGTTAATATAAGAGTAACCACAATAGTAGTTTTTTTACAGTTTTTTGAGGAAAACATGACTTAAGAGGAGATAAGAGAGGGACGAGAGAGAAGAGTTGAGGACCCTTCTTGTAAGAAGGGTTTTTTGTGGGGCCCATCAggagagagaaaagggaaaggTGAAACGCAACCGCGTGCGTGGGCTACATAGACCGCACCCAACCCGCTGGTGCATCCGctgctctgtttttttttttttttttttttttccgcgTGAcctgctttttattttttttctctccctttttCCTTATTCTCTCGCCCTCCCTTCTCTCCTAATTGACACTCAAAaactacaaaaataaataaataaatccactACTATTGATGATGCACTTAAACAGTAATCTTCTAGATGTTGGGTTTATCTAATTATGTGTTGGTAATATATTTcttgcattattatattatattattatgtggACAAACCAGTAATAATCTAAGCTAGTGTGATATCTCTATAAAGTAATTAATCATAATCATCATGATTAAGAGTAgtgtaattaaaaaatagatgGTCGGCTGCCTTGTCAAATTCCAACTGCTTCTCCAACCATGTAATGGATGGTTTCATAACTTGATGACAAGTAATTAACTATACTTATTCTTGTTTTCTTAGGCATTAGAATTTCTTTAATGACGTATAGATGTACAGATGTATACTTAATGATAGTGTATCATATATTTTGCCGGTTATATAAAGGAGATCGAATAgtaatgaacagatactacattgtaatcgagtcagtagaactcaaatatatatatatatatatatatatatatatatatatatatatatatatatatataaaggagaATAGTACAATTTCATcaaatataaagtatatttgTAAATACTATTTACCTATAACACTATAAAATTCTTTGTGTATTTTACAATaaaattgttttcaattttgatcTTGCAACTATTAAGTTATTTCCATATTAAATCTTCAGTTATTATTTATGTCACCTTGGTGtaaaacttttatttatttattgcattTGGTCATTCTGACcaaatttctaataaaaaaataatgtcgAAAATTGTCATATTTTTAGATCAAAATAACATGTCTTTTTCAAAGGCATTGATGCCTTCAAACCAGTATGGTACTGAACGGATGAAAATTTAACACATTTCAATTGTTTTCTACTTGAAATTTGGATATAATGATTAAATgttacaataaaatttataaaaataaactgTTGTGCACCAAACACAATACTTCgagattaaatataaaaatatctaataagtgctacaatttaattttgggaaaagggtcaaataagccctccaactttacctaaggagtcaattaggcccctgaacattttaaagtagcaattaaacccatcaacattttattttgatgcaaaaaaagtCCATAAGCctattaatgacctgtgatcacaggtcattaagattccggtcaaattttcggCACACTCAGgctatattccggcacaaaacccagtggttgccttctccagtgagtcACCGGCGATCGTCGAACGGTCGCCCTTGACTTTTGTGCCAGAATATGGGTGctgaaaatttgaccggaatcctagtgacctgtgatcacaggtcattaacaggtttatggacttttttgcatcaaaatacaatgttgatgagtttaattgctactttaaaatgttcaggggcctaattgactccttaggtaaagttggagggcttatttgacccttttccctttaatTTTTGTTGGTACATTCTGTTTGTTCAACAAATATGCCAACATTAATTGGCGATGAGATTCAACCTAAAACCTTTTTCATGAAAAGTAAGTGATGATGACATCAAATGATAAGGTACTTTGAGTTCATTTGGAAATCTAGAAAATGAATTCTAAAAAATGACTTTACTTTCCAATAATGTGTATCATCATATATTTCTAGCCGGAGGGcaaaaggttaaaaaaaaaaaactaaattttaaaattaaattaatgatctaaaatcgcacaaatTGACACTTATGCTCTGATTGATTCGCAGGAATTTaacttttgttttaatgtttattgAATTACAAACTAAATAAATCACATGTAGTGTGATATGCTGATGGTATCCTGGTTACCATTTCAAATACTTAATCTTACGTTTGAATTCGgatttaaaatgtttgaaaagaaaaaagtaaaaaacagATACTACCTTATAAAAAATCACGagtaattcaaaaaattaataaataattggtTAATGTTTCCAATTACTTATCATTCAATATCAAATAACAGAGAAACAAATCTTAGCCCAAACCAAGAAATTTAGGCCCTATTTAGGGCTTTTCTTGGAACTATCTTAGCCCAATCCAAAACAAAATCACATTTTAGAAATTTAATCCCTGTTTTGGGCCCAAAACAAAAACCGATATCAAGAAGAGAGGGAAATCATactggccctgtttggtaaataatcagcctatcagctaattttggcttatttgatcactattagttggtaaataataagctttttgtaacttcaaaaggctaaaattcaaaaggctactcaaagcagccttttcaattagctttttgagaaaagaaattatatcaaacagctatcagctaacagctaatttatcaaacaactttctacaattagTTAATGTtttcaacaaatcataccttataacctaaacagccaacccaatcagctaacagccatttaccaaacagggccactATGAATTATGATTCGAATTACAAGGTAAATTACTGATAAAAGATCTTTAGGTAATATATTAAAGCAAAATTTACACTAATCTCTAAATTATAcgataattgtaaaatttaccTCTAAGTATTGATCATGCTCATTTAAATTATTATCGATGTTGTACTTTTCatcttttattaaattttcatgtttacttttcgtctctaagttatactaaaattacaatttttgttCCTAATTTTTTGTTAGTAAAGGGTttaaaagtgcaacatcaaTAATAGTTTAGGAATGTAAAATGAGCATAACTAACACTTAAGAACCAATTCTACAAATAAATGTAAAGgtcaaaaagtgcaatttttcctGTAATAAATTTAGGTATTATAGGGTACACTAAAAACGAACCTtgaagaaataaatatatacttcaCCTTACAATCAACATCATGGTCTATGGTAAAGGAATAATGTGAAAATaaagtgaaattttaaattCGAGTGATATGAAATAAAGAATGTATAATCATTTATTCCACCATGAAAAGGGAATTTGCAGGGTGCTTTAAACCAATTGTACTTTCAGAACAGATGTAAAAGTGAACTTTACATGGCCATCCAGCTTCATGAATCCATCTACCAAAACAGCATCCATGAAGACAATAAAAACACCCAACACCCACCCTTCCCAAACCCTGGGAAAAGAATGAATACAGtccaaatcatttttaaaaaaaaaaaaaaaaaaaagagagatttATTGTTCTTTAGAATCGAATTCGAGCGAGGGACCTGCTTCTGTAGGAGCATCCCTTAGCCAGCAGTGCAAGAACGCGATTGCTTGGCAATTTTTCGACAAATATCCCAGACCGACTTCTGGAATTTGCGGCAATGTGGATGTCACTTGTGAAGGCCGTTTAGTGTTTAGTGTGGCGTGGCGTTGTTCCATGTTTTCAAAACTTGAGCTGCCCCCGACTACATGTCGTGGCAGGAATCTCTCGTTTCTACTTGTGCTTCACCAAGCTGAGGAGAAAATCGGTGAATATGTGCTCGTATTCTGGGATTTTCCCATATCCTGCAATTTGCAGGACATACGCTTTAAGAACACGGTAAATGTAAAAGAAAGCACTTAAAAAGATGAGAGGTAAGAAGTTATTTGTTTAAACTAAGGTTATAGGAGTTCTGATTACCTGGAAAATAATTGATATCTATGACATAGTACCGGTCCTTTGTTCCATTTTCTCGAATCATATCCAGGTTGAAGAGCCGAAGACCCTAGAACAAAACGTAAAGAATTCCAGCAAATGAATAAAGAATATTGAGAGAGCCCAAAGAAAAGTTCTCCCCGTTTATTGAATACTTTGAACAAAACAAAGAAGTGCGCAGAGCAAATACCAGTCGTCGACGCAGCTCCCTTGCAAGTCTCTCGAGCAAGGGCCGTGGGGGAAGTTCTGTGAAGACAAAATTAGCAAAGGACTAACACGTTATTGCCAGTGACagattataaattaaagagcTCAGTTGTAGATTTTAATTCGTTACATTCCCCAGAGAAATTCTAGCACTAAACCACAAACATAGTTGACCTCACcaaacccaaaaaaacaaaactgatCCCCAAAAGCAATCAGCATTACAAGTTAACATAGACAGAGTGGAAACAACACCAAATGGTGAAAGCCAAAGTCCAATAAAGTTTTCAGTAGCTAAATCAAAAGTAATGTGCCCGAGGTTGAAGAACAGAGCACCAAGAAAACAACTTTCCCCGTGGTAAATAATGCTGCTCTACTGtgtgatgacaaaaaatgaagcGGGGTCAAGGCAAAGAAGATGAACTCACCAGCAACACATGGGTCGAGATCTGCTTCATCTGCAGAAGCAGCCGCACAAGAAACCCTTGGAAAACGAAAAACACCGTCATTTTTTGACAGCTCACGTCTACCTACATCAGGTAGCGAGAATCTCCTGACCACCTTAATTGCTTCTCCAACAATATAAACCTTAAACATGACCCCACCTACagataacaaatttaaaaacgATAATATAAAACCGGGAAGCAGTTCAATACTCTACAAGGAAAGCACAATCTTGAGCAGGTAATAAACTATAACTGCATACCATGGTTGATAAACTCTTGCAGAACAAGTGGCGGTTCAAGATTCTGAAGGGAGAGCTTATCATAGGCTAGCGATAACTCGTGTGATTTTGCAACTAACGGCTTCGCGACTGAAAGGCAGAAATCATAGAAAGACAATATGGAATTACAATTTTGCTGCAGAACAACAAAGATAACGCAATGAACAGAAACATAATCAGATTCGCAAAAAATAACTGACAAATACACTCACCAAGAGGTAGTCTCAGCCCCGCTTTGGTCACTGCATCTGGAATGGAGGAAGGATCGTACTCAATAACCAACTGCCTAGGAACATCAACTTTACCTGCACAGATGGAAGAACAGATTCAGCATAGACCAAGTCAAAAAGTCAACTATACATTCACGATCCACCAAACTAACTTCTCTAATGGAAAGAGAACGAACTTGCACATAAGCAATAAACAGAAAAATAGAGAATTAAAGAGGATTACCATATCCATCTGAGAAATTCAAGTCTACAACATCTTGAAGCATGTATTGGCGATCATATACATGCTTTATCGCATCTGGAGGATCTAGGACTGTAACATCTGGATGGGTCTGCCTATATTCCttcaaaaaggaaaataaaagtttagaagtAAGAACTGTTAAAAGTAATCTACTTAGTTGAATAAACACAAGCCGTAAGTCTGTAACAAATGAGAAAAAACCTAGATATGGTCTATACtataaaaaaagagaaaaaagtttAATGGACCCCATCTAAACAAAGAAAAGCATGTTTGACAAATAGTGATTGTGTAGCTGTTGTAAAAGCCCATATGAAAGCCATTACATCCTCATTAGAAGACAGCAAAtctacctttaaaaaaaaagtgaaggtGCAAAATACTCCATAAGCCCATAATAATTTTCATCAATCATGTATAACAAGCTTTTACAT encodes:
- the LOC116027418 gene encoding homeobox-leucine zipper protein HAT22-like; translation: MGFDEDTICNTALTLSLLGSHHDVVFAPRENKKSACLRRPSLTLGGPAAAAELKLEVAAEELEDGTTSMTSSFSNSSMKREREIGGGEEEEPKGSSGEDEEVVGTRKKLRLTKEQSLVLEDSFKDHSTLNSKQKEHLARRLNLRPRQVEVWFQNRRARNKLKQTEVDCELLRKCYDTLTDENRRLQRELQELKAKTPAAAAAQPFYMQISAATPLTMCPSCQRTYGGSGDNSAGEKSHYYGSKHNGTIAC
- the LOC116027417 gene encoding inositol-tetrakisphosphate 1-kinase 3-like isoform X2 — encoded protein: MKMGGGIVGFEEVVEEERRERREEMGEIAAAQKKYAVVGGGFPQAQPGKVVVVGYALTSKKVKSFLQPKLESLARNKGIHFVAIDESRPLSDQGPFDIVLHKLTGNKWQRILEEYRQTHPDVTVLDPPDAIKHVYDRQYMLQDVVDLNFSDGYGKVDVPRQLVIEYDPSSIPDAVTKAGLRLPLVAKPLVAKSHELSLAYDKLSLQNLEPPLVLQEFINHGGVMFKVYIVGEAIKVVRRFSLPDVGRRELSKNDGVFRFPRVSCAAASADEADLDPCVAELPPRPLLERLARELRRRLGLRLFNLDMIRENGTKDRYYVIDINYFPEYEHIFTDFLLSLVKHK
- the LOC116027417 gene encoding inositol-tetrakisphosphate 1-kinase 3-like isoform X1, which codes for MKMGGGIVGFEEVVEEERRERREEMGEIAAAQKKYAVVGGGFPQAQPGKVVVVGYALTSKKVKSFLQPKLESLARNKGIHFVAIDESRPLSDQGPFDIVLHKLTGNKWQRILEEYRQTHPDVTVLDPPDAIKHVYDRQYMLQDVVDLNFSDGYGKVDVPRQLVIEYDPSSIPDAVTKAGLRLPLVAKPLVAKSHELSLAYDKLSLQNLEPPLVLQEFINHGGVMFKVYIVGEAIKVVRRFSLPDVGRRELSKNDGVFRFPRVSCAAASADEADLDPCVAELPPRPLLERLARELRRRLGLRLFNLDMIRENGTKDRYYVIDINYFPGYGKIPEYEHIFTDFLLSLVKHK